DNA sequence from the Calditerricola satsumensis genome:
TGTGCGGCGCACTGGATGTGCGGCTCCTTGACGAACGGCTGGCGAGCCGGCAAATCGTGGCCGGGCGGGCCGTGGGCGTCCGGACCATCGACGAGCTGCTATCCGCGCCGCTGGAATCGGTGACGCAGGCCGCGGCCGCGCGCGGGATCACCGCGGGCATGACCGGTCGGGAGGCCATCGAACGGCTGCTGGCAGCCGAACGACAAGGGTGAGGACCTTCTGTCAGAAGCAGACAAACTCCCTCGGTCCAACGGAGCCGAGGGGGTTTTCGTGTTTGCGCTTGCGGCGAGTTTGCTCCCGGGGCGTGGGAATTTCTGCCCGTGTCTGGTGGAAGAAGTTTGTCTATAATTGACGTGACGTCTGGTGTCGACTGCCGGTGAAACGACAGAAGGAGTGCCCGCGATGCGGCTGGTCTTCTTGGACGAGATTCGGCCGGGCGCGGTGTTGGCGCGGCCCGTTTACAACGAGCGCGGCGCGGTGCTGCTTGCGGCCGGCGTGGAGCTTACCGACGATCTCATCGCGCGGCTCAAAGCGCGCGGCATTGGCCGCGTCTACGTGCGCGACCCGCGCACCGCCGATGTGGAGGCAAGGGGCCACCTCAACGACGAAACGGTGCGGTACGCCCTCAGCGAATTGCGTCGCGTTGCCGAGCTCCTCTTGGATGACCGCCAACAATTTCACCGCGCGCTGCGCGCGGG
Encoded proteins:
- a CDS encoding YunC family protein, producing MANGVAMAVEVHLPKTRLLVVTAGDGYIMCGALDVRLLDERLASRQIVAGRAVGVRTIDELLSAPLESVTQAAAARGITAGMTGREAIERLLAAERQG